TCCCCTTATTGATGCGGTTTATCCGAGCAGAAATGCGGACTCACAGTTCTGACTCTTTATCTATACCTCAGTTGCGATCGCTCGCGTTTCTCAATCGCAATCCTGGTGCTTCTTTATCTGAGGTAGCAGATCATCTAGGTGTTACCTGTGCTACAGCTTCCACAACTATTGAAAGACTTGTACAACGACATCTGGTACAACGTACTGATAACCCTCAAGAAAGACGGCGAGTAGTTTTGAATCTAACAAAAGAAGGAAAGTCTTTGCTTGAGCAATCTCAAGAAAAAACTCGCTCTCATATTGCCGAAATTATCGAGTGTTTAACACCAGATAAAGTATCACAAATTGAAGAAGGTTTGACTTTACTAAAAAATGTCTTCGAGCAAACAGAATCAAATCCTCCCCAACCCTAGGGCGTGTCATCAATTGTCAGGATTCAGGTCAGTGAAAAAATCTGATAAATGGGGTGTGAGTATCAACTGATGCTGTTGGCGAAATATTTCTTAACATTGCGGATAAAGAAAGGGGTTGGAAATCAGGAAAACCCCCTTATCCGTAAAAATACTTATATTTTTATTAAAAAATTAACAATAAATCATCGCATTGAACCAGCTATTGCGGTTTAAAATCAAAGCTCGTTCAGACTTTTGGCAAGTCTGTTATTAACTCAGCCGTGCTGAGTCATTTTTCATGGTTTAGTCTAAATTCCAGGCTTTTGTTTTTGACGAAATAAGATAATATGAATTATAATCTACAGTAAATCAATCGATTTATCGGTATTTGCAAATTATAGGTGAAAGTAGAAATGATATTAGCCGACAATATCGACATCCAAGACATCCAAGACAGTCAACAAGTAAATCATCATTTGTGGTGGAAGACATCACAACTCGGTACAGCTTTTATAAAGTGGCTATGGTGGCACACTAAAGCGTATACGACAGTTTTCGGTATTATGCTCCTGACTTTTGCCAGTGTCATATTTTTATATCTACATTGGTGTGGGAAAAAGTTAACTCAAGTCTTCTACCATCGCCCTGTTAGAGAACAAAAATGATTATATATAAAAGGTTGCGAGTTATATCTTATCTAGCTCCCAATTGGTTTGAATTATATCAAGCGATCGCCAATTATTTAGGTCGTGTTTTCAAAGTAGAATTCCAACTACAGCAAGGTGAATGCGACCCCTTAGAAGACCCCCTATTATTTCAAAACCAGATAGACTTGGCTTTTATTTGTGGCTTACCACTAATTCGCTACAGCCAAATAGTCTTAAATCAATGGCAGACATTGGTTGCGCCTGTGATGGAATCACCACGCTATGGCAACTATCCTATTTACTATGCAGATGTTATTGTCAATGCTGATAGTAATATCCAAAAATTTGCAGATTTAGCAGAGAAAACATTTTGTTATAATGACCTTGGTTCTAATAG
The Gloeotrichia echinulata CP02 DNA segment above includes these coding regions:
- a CDS encoding MarR family transcriptional regulator; translated protein: MSLDKPSEECAARVMETIPLLMRFIRAEMRTHSSDSLSIPQLRSLAFLNRNPGASLSEVADHLGVTCATASTTIERLVQRHLVQRTDNPQERRRVVLNLTKEGKSLLEQSQEKTRSHIAEIIECLTPDKVSQIEEGLTLLKNVFEQTESNPPQP